The Nicotiana tomentosiformis chromosome 9, ASM39032v3, whole genome shotgun sequence genome contains the following window.
atagatatctcttgatcgaaaagattgcataattgataaggagaaggactccttaatcaaagagaacaatatccaagataagggaggagttaggagttgagattaactagaactcttccaccaaggaagagtagcattagaactctagttgttttctactctactaactctataaattgcaggaagttctcattctacaggcaacgcacaaaagcagaagctaaacatgaattgagagcaaaatagcaaggcattttgcaagtagttcgtgtgtgattcaagtgtgcgaacctgaagctacatgaaccagatagaagaatcagttccaagtgtctgtcttttattctagttcaattatagtagatattttcatattgtacctttcaactttatctagaggcaattataataggtactcagagtattcaagttagagttaacttgaagttatcgcaacagttagaggttgtgTGCCACAATGGGATTAgggttaatcctaggtttacaaaagtgttttgtaaatacagtttttggctcagtgatttagtggagagtttgggaaaatcctactgggaagtaggtcgtgagtttttcaccttttgagccaggtattttccacgtaaaaatccttgtgttctttaatttttgcatttattattccgcaacagtagtataaggaacacatagaagaaccatgtccttctataatctgtgcacgtgaaaaattagacaccacacaaatcaccccttttgtgtggtattgaagttaaaacatcaattggtatcagagcaggttatccttgaagaggctaacacctgaggaaaagatcaagatgagtgcaccacctagaaactgggaagggcaatccactgctaggtcaccactcttcaatggccagtattactcttggtggaaaaacaggatgagagatcacatcataaGAGAAAACTAtaagctatgggacattgtcacagacGGTCCACTGGCTACCATGATGATAAATGTcgaaggagaagaggtgccaaaaaTAAGAGTTGACTGCACTACTAACGACTTGagaaaatgggagaagaatgctaaagccaagaaatggctcgTGTGTGGACTTGGTCCGGACGAGTACAGCAGAATTCAAAGATGCACTATTGCTAAGGAAATttgggacactttgcaagtggctcatgaaggaacacctcaggtgaagagGTCTAGAGGAActttactatattctcaatatgagactTTCACTatgaaggaaggggaaaccatccaagagatgtatacaaggttcaccacactaacaaatgaacttaagtctctcggaagggttattcttgaagaagacaaagttgagaagattttgacaagggttctgccagtctcatgggagagcaaaatcactgctattcaggaatcaaagaacattgtcaCTCTTAAtttggatgagctaattggaaatctcactgcttatgaacttagaagacaAACCATGAAGATAtatgtacccaagaaggaaaggaacctggcactcagaatcactgaaggttctgatcttgaagatgatgaaatggctatgatcacaaaggacttcaagaagtacctaatgagaggacatggttcttcaagaagtggaggcTACAACAAACCAAGGGTTCCTGAAAAACAAACCAATAagggctgctacaagtgtgggaagactgatcatcacatcaaaaactgccctcaatgggaaattgaatggaagaaggaaagagctgaacgaagaaacagaaagaaggaacaggttcatcctaagaagaacaaaggatcagcaaaggctatggttgctgcttggggagaaagctcagatgaggactcagatgatgaagatggagatgaacgaGCACTTATGGaaattggagaatctgatgaggaatctgaagtaagtataatccatataaaagacaagattaagtttttgtctaaagaaaggctatctgagttacttctagatttcattgatgaatctgaggatataaataatgaaaagaaacaactgtctaaggaatgtgtgattttaaaagcaaagtgtaTAAACCTGGAACTTAGAGTTAGTAAGattgtaagtgaaaatactgcactaaagaaccaggttcatgcatttgaatcaaatgtcctagaacttagatctgaaaacctaaaactgaaattaggaacaagtaagaagacaactgattgcacacaactcactctagaagaaaatataggtaaactaaaagatgagttgtataagaagaatgagcaggtaagaattttgacaaaggatctaggcaaggtcaagcatgaactagacagaacttgtaagtGGAACAAGTCCTCAGATGCAttgtcatggctacaggaacatcatagtagcaatagaagaggaattggctttgggaatctgccacctaaatgggatcccaaaagcaagtatctcacacttcctaagaacaaaatttgcacacactgtagtaagactggtcactataaaagtgaatgcactgcaaaagaaaaggctagtcaaaagaataaaaagtttgttcaggggaaaaataggctgccaagttgggctaaaaagaatttgattcatccttttacCTATAGAAAGtgacccaaacaagtttgggttcctaagactaacccctgatttctttttgcaggtccaagtgaaggggagcagccaaatatggtacgtGGACAATtactgctcaaagcacatgacaggaagcaagaaccagttcctttcacttgaggacctcaaaggaggtaatgtctcctttggaaataggaaaaaggtgagatcattgggattggtaaggtaggtaagactgactctcactcgattgagaatgtctatttgatagacggcctgaaatacagtctaattagtgTATCGCAACTATGTGATAGGGGTAACTTGATAGCATTCACTACAactaaatgctttgtgattaatcttaccactgataAAATtattttgcagggaaaaagagtgaacaatatatatattgtagatctgtccatactgtcagaaaatgaactcacttgcttaagtgtgttggacaatgatcccctcctttggcacaagagacttggacatgcaagtctgagtcaactcaacaaattaaaCTCTAAGGACTTGatgataggactgcctaacatcaagtttaaagaagataaagtttgtgaggcttgtgcaagggggaagaagGTAAGATCCtcctttaaatgcaagaaagtggtaagtaccaccagaacgatggaactggtccatatggatctctgtggtccaatgagaacattaagcagatgTGGTAAAAAAAtacgtgatggtgcttgttgatgattactctaggtttacttggacattgtttttaacatataaagatgaagcatttgacatgttcacttcttttgttagaaaaaactcagaaacaactaggtaatcaacttgcatcaattaggtctgatcatggcactgaatttgaaaatgctaaatttgctaaattttgtgatgagcatggcatagatcataatttttctgctcctaggactccacaacaaaatggagtagttgaaagaaagaatagggtacttgaagatatggctaggactatgcttctttctagtaaactgcctcaCAGCTTCTaggcagaagctgtaaatactgcatgctacatcataaataggtgcatgactagacctcttgttgagaagactccctatgagttacttaaagtgagaaaaccaaatatatcccatcttagggcattcggatgcaagtgctttgtgcacaacaatggtaaagactccctaggcaagtttgatcccagaagcgATGAGGGAGTATtattgggatattcttcacatagaaAAGCTTATaaagtctataacaaaagaactatgtgtgttgaagaaagtattcatgtgatttttgatgaaactaacattctttctgagagacatgaacatgatgatgaagcaattgggctggtaagaaacttaaataaaaccacagcccagactgaagctgcactggaagaaggaacaggtgatggaacaggttcttCCACTCAGAGCAACATGACAGAGGGAACAAAACAAAGAGGAAAAGATCCCCAAACCTCaatggaacctgtccatgaacttgTTCCACAACAACAAAACACTGAAGGAACATTAAGGGGAAACtagttggttgtgaaaccttacaagtatcaaagttctcatcccattgagaacataattactgatccaacctctgaaATCAAAAtcagatcttcattaaagaatctttgtgcttttgatgctttcttatctcttattgaacctaaaaatgttgctgaagctttgcaggatgcagactgggtaaatacaatacaggatgaactcaaccaatttgaaaggagtcaagtttggcatctggtaccaagacccttggacagatcagtaattggcacaaaatgggtcttcataAACAAGCTTGATGAGGATGGaatagttacaaggaacaaggcaatattggtggttcaaggatatagccaagaagagggcatagactatgatgaaaccgttgctccagttgcaaggttggaagcaataagactcctcatagcctttgctgcttacatggaattcacccttcaccagatagatgtcaagagtgccttcctcaatagCTATCTAAAgaaagaagtgtttgtcaagcaacctccggggtTTGAAAACAAGGAGAGTcttgatcatgtgtacaaacttgataaaagcactttatgggctcaagcaggctccaagagcatggtatgaaagattatcaaaaattttgcttgagcatggctacaagagaggtaaaattgacaatactttgttcttgaaagaaaaaggtaaagatctcttggtattttagatatatgttgatgatataatctttggagcaactactgataagttaagtaaagaatttgctaaactaatgggggtgaatttgaaatgagcataatgggtgagcttaatttatttttaggcttacaaattaaacaaaatccaAATAGAACTATGATTCATCaacagaagtatgtaaaagagttgcttaaaaggtttaaaatagaagattccaaagaaattgacactcctattgcaatagctacaaagttggatatagatgagcCTGGTTCATCTGTCGATCAGAAGTTGTGTaagggaatgattggctcattgttgtatctcactgttagtagacctgacattgttttaaGTGTAGGCCTTTGTGTAAAATTTCAAGCAAATCCAAAGAAGTCTTacttgactgttgtcaagagaattttgagatatctaaaaagCACCACTGATCTCTGTCTATGATATCCAAAAGGTAGTTATTTCAATCTAATGGGATATGCTGATGTTGATTATGCAGGTTTctagtggatagaaagagcacctcaggtatggcacactttcttgtttcatgtcttgtgtcttgagccaccaaaaagcaaaattcagtggccttatctactgctgaagctgagtatgttgttgttgcttcatgttgtgctcaattgttgtggatcaaacaacaattgatggactttggaattgatgttggttgtatccctATTTTTTgagataacactagtgcaattagtatgaccaagaactcggttcatcacaagagaactaagcagatagatgttaggcatcactttttgagggataactatgaaaaggggttgatcactgtggaattttgtgctactgacaagcaaatagctgacatcttcacaaaagccctaagtagagatcactttgaaaggaacaggttAGAATTAAGGATGAATAAGATCACCTAACAGGACCAGTTCAGAATTCACAacgaaaaaaaaattattgaaaaaaaaattggttagaaaatctgtaaATTTTGTGTAATTAGATTAAATTTTGCTtagtctcatactttcaatagtatactcttgaGCCATATGCTAAAataactcattaatctctaataatattttctctattttggcaatATTAGACTTACATAAGAgaattctcagtgaagaacctggttcatcaagattacttgatatgttttctacactctgcataatttgaaataataatatttggatcatgagctATCGTTAAATACTCCCATATTCCAAACACAATCCAATTCTCTtctctcccatacccaagaaCAAAAATGGCTAACACTCCTGAAAATCCTTCATCCCCACCCAAGGAAATCTGAAGACTCATTTAAATCtgctactgagggggaagaaacagTTTTTTTGAAATCGAATATGTATCTTCTGGCCCTAAAGTTACTCCTGAGACAATATCTCAAGTTGAtacaaatttggagaataggtttgtgCTGGTAGGGTCTATAGCAGTTGTTGAAACTACAAAGTCTGGAagaattggtggtaaaaataaaaaagaaaaagaaaaagagagcaagggtgttcgaagtgctgtgaggggaaagggtaaaagagtggttgattcttcacccactcctgtgAGTTTAGCCAAAGACACATGTGAaatggttgtttggggagaaaagtctgctggagtagaggagagtgtaaagaaaaTAGGGGGAAGTGGGTCAGGCGAAGCCGCTATAGGACTGGTTCAACTtgggaaaaatatagatgaacctaTTTCATCTTAACAGGAAACCCTCGCAGACCTACTGAAGAGAGTGACTGAAAtttataatccaaagaagaaagggagattggtacaagcaaggatcattttggggcaaatgtcactcctaaagaacctggttcatatAAGAAGGTACTAGTGAATAACAaggtgcgagccttggtgcaagaaagtggggctaaggatgttgAGATTGAGAGGCTAAAAAAGAGGTTGGCAgaggtggagactgagagagatgctctcagaactgagctggcaagagaaaaggagaagaatgatggtattCTTCAGGATATGCTGAAACTCCTCTAAGCCAAAAACCAAGCACCTAGTTCTTCCCAGCCTTAAGCCTCCTAGCCTAGTGTAGATTAACAAGTCACCCAGTTCGGGATTTTTTGGTTCTTTTGCTCATGTTTCCagtgtttttatttcttcttatgcttCGTGGTAGAATcttatcaatcatcaatgaaattcactgtcttttgctctaactgtttgtttatatttctttgatggttataattcttagcttgatctatgatgattaatccacgattgcatttgaagtagccccagtggccatgagtaagttttaaaatctggttatctcatatatttttatgcaacttttcgatgatgtcAAAAGGGGAAAAAGTGTGCTTTGTATTCTGAACAGCGATATTTATAACCTGAtaaacctggtccttgatgataagtgaaaATTGTTCTAACATTATGTTGATGCTGGGCTAAGTTGAAACATGCCCTAAGCTTATTGTTACACCttgtgcatcccaaggtgacgtataatgaatatgagacttgttaatcatgatttaaatgagtttaaagtcataatatgactatatattatgtttagataaaacatataaagtttggggaaaaaatcggattaaagttgggGAAATACCAACTAAGGATTTGCCCTATAACAGagttttttgagaaataaattccGTGTGCTATATAAggtcttttgggacatattatataccaaattgaaggtcttggaatatagtttccaacgctcttaaccgtttgtttcgataaaaagatataagcatcgaAAGATGAGCGaatcagagggtgccaagctagtaccttttgacttttcaaaagttgttatatatgttttaacttgtctctctctctcttcagttTTATATAGAATCTGACCAGAAAACACCATAAAAtagtccttgagctctctaatagtgcttcaaataatactaacatcgctatatcgcctcttttttttttgtagtttgagttttggaatgtatttaatagttaataaaaaatttctaatttctgtatttaagctttaaaatatcaaaaaaagttgataaatttgtttcctaatagttagacctcacgggacggtgatcggaagccgtgagtttgagttatttgacttgtagtggactgttttgtgggttgtttcgtattgcttttgggctgtctattgtgatgctgatttatggagtttagAAGGATAAGAAGAGTGTGGAGaaacgccacatgtggtagggtagtagattggtcgctcgtcgttgtagttataagctaattgataacttgttgattgggtgtattatagtatatttgggggttttgttgtattgaaggttcagaattgtaattaggttggttttgagttgctgattgtattatgtttgtatctcacctaaagtaggcttgagggagcagtaaaatcaggggaaatactgcctgttttattttagaatcgagttatcatttgagatacgtaatatactaccgccatctaaattATACAcgcatttctttgttatagggttggcgtgctagttgtcataagcttgttgttgagttgcagtgatgacttgaggtatgttaaggctatcccttttttctGTTCGacatccaaatgatacaaacgaaacgagcaaaatacgcaactttcataaatgactctattcataaaaatactatgggtatctatattcttgattccctatgtgaattattattatatcatctattcatggtcttagaaaaatacgtatttgataaagtttgtccgaaaggcttattaattttatgatagtcgagaaatcttattaacgtatttcttatgcatttcatgcatttatacatgtacattgacccatgactataaggcattatatacgcgtatattatatgtatatggatatgggaaaaggttacggcgttatatacgtaccatcacctgatcagctggtatatgttgatgattttgcccacaacggccgagatgatatgatgggatgccctcagaggcttgatgatattatgtacacctatacctatgcatgatacgacatttacatgcacgtgcatgacattataaatgtttcggaattcacaaagttatttagactcacaggtggaattctttaccccatgtttcatttatgacttttttgtactgatttttatgctttacatactcagtacattattcgtactgatgtccctttttgcctggggatgctgcgtttcatgcccgcaggtgcaggtagacaggaagctgacggtcccccttcttaggatccttgatcagtgaGAGTTGgtatgctccatttgatccggagctgctttgaaTTTTGGTACGATTTGTttgcatacatatatgggtacgatggggcccagtcccatcctttatacagttgtacactctaatagaggtctgtagatagtcatgtatagttatataatatgtggccttgtcggctcgccctaccgtattctgtatatatatatatatatatatatatatatatgtcttttgggcatgttttctcacataggttgttcatatgaattagtagtttattcccagatgttatgcatgacctacacttatttcatgtttatatcttagacgaatgcttaggggtgctcgataggtagaactcgggcactcgtcacggcccatcgatttggatcgtgacaaaagtggtatcagagtagttttgtcctagggttgtctacagaccctgtctagtagagtcttgtttatcggtgtgttgtgcaccgcacttatagacaggaggctacaagatatttaggatggttacttttctttcttatcttagatcgtgcgatataagaattcctTTTCCTAAGGACATGTTttgttttcagcgatgcccaagaaggctaTAGCCACCTAGAAGGGTAAGTCCGTGGATGATGAGACTACAAGtagagcgccacgagttaccaggtaTCGGGGATAGTCGCTTAGTGAGACTCCATCTCATACTTCACATACCCTTCCCTTTCCAGAGGAGAtctgaggggcaccagctccagcaccCGCTCCAGTACCCCCAGCTCCTCATCCAGATGCATCGGGTCAGGAGATGATAGATgatattcagctattgactcgattagtggccGCACAGGCTCGACGCCaggaggtaggtattggtcatgaagatagggccattagtgcgagggttagtgatttcattaatttggaccctccgatattcactggagcagatccaaacgaggaccctcaggtatttattgatAAGATGCATAAAACTTtaagggtaatgaaggccactgcgactgagtcagttgagctagcttcctatagacttcgggatgttgcaattaattggtacgagtcttgggagttgtccagatgTGAGGATGCCCTTCCAACAGTATGGCAGAattttacagaggcttttcttcgtcattatttgcCACCAAAGCTTAGACatgccagagttgataggttcttgacccttcgacagggtaatatgagtgttcgagagtacagccttcagtttgattctttggctaggtatgatCCCACTATtatagctaagatggaggatcgggttcaccggttcgtgatggggttggagccacACCTGCTcaatgactgtatgtcggtctcacttcatccaggcattgatatttctcatattcaggcatacgctcagggtatagaggagcgtaagcagaagcagaaggccgatcgtgagcataataggggccagagtaagagagcgagatcttcaggtccttctggtgagtttcgaggtggtcagagataGCAGTATCCGAGGTATCCAGCTCAGCCATCAGTTAGTGCACCCTCTCAGTTTTCTGGTAGGAGATTTGAtcattccacatattcagggcccagtCAAAGTTCCAGGGCCTCTCATTCTCAGTATAGGGGtaagtcaagtcagatgaggccacccttgccatgatgtgctcagtgtggtaagcagcatgtcaGGCAGTGCCtcgtggggttgggtgtttgttatacttgtggttatccaggccacgttatgagagattgtccgacgagaggtggtgcaggtatagttcaGCCAGCGGGATCTATAGCTGGTTTGTCATCATCAATACGCCCCCTGGGCAAGGATCACAGGCACCAGCTGGTCTTGGTAGAGGCaaaagtggagcatctagctctaGCGAtcctcagaaccgtatctatgcctTAAAGGGTTGACAGGATCATGAGTCATcactgatgttgttacaggtatctTATCAacctcctcatatgatgtatatgcattgattgatccaggttccaccttatcgaaCGTCACTCTGtaggttgctagtaagtttgggatagaacctgagttgattgaaccttttgaggtgtctacacctattGGGGACCAGTGATAGCTAGACAGGTATATAAAGAccgtatagtagtagttcatagtcgttctacagtagcatacctgattgagttagatatggtggaatttgatattataatgggtatggattgattggcttcttgttatgctaacgttgatagtagatcaaagatggttcgattccagtttccaggggagccaattctagagtggaaaggtaatactacatcgccgagaggtagtttatttcctatctcaaggcaaggaagatgatcagaaagagatatatttatcacttagttcgggaaacaggatgtgaaagcagagtcatcgacccttcaatctatcccggtggttaatgagtttctcgatgtttttcccgatgagcttccaggccttccgccagagcgggagattgagtttcgtattgacacattaccagatactcagccgatatctattcctccttatagaatggcacatGTAAaactgagagagttgaaagaacaactgagggatttgcttgaaaagggctttatcagacctagtacattaCCGTGGGGaacacctgtgttatttgtgagaaagaaatatggttccttgcggatgtgtattgattacagacagttgaataaggcgacgatcaagaataagtacccgcttccgaggattgatgatttatttgatcagttgcagggtgctaggtgtttctcgaagatagacttgaggtcggggtaccatcaggtaagggttataaagaaagatattctgaagacagcattcagggccagatacgggcactttgagtttcgtgttatgtcgtttggcttgaccaatgccccagcgatATTCATagacttgatgaaccgtgtgttcaggacctttctagatctgttcgtggttgtatttatagatgatattttggtttattctcgttcagaggttgagcatgcagatcatttttGTACTGTGCTCAGAgatctacaagaaaggaagttgtatgcaaaattctctaaatgtgaattctggttgaattctgtagacttccttggtcatattattttgggtgagggtatccgggtcgacacacagaagattgaggcagtgaagacttggcctagacccacgacactgacagaggttcgtagcttcctggtttggcaggttattacaggaggtttgtagagggttttttttccctttcagcaccattgacaaagttgactcagaaggcaaccaagtttcagtggactgatgcttgtgagtggagtttccaggcattaaaggacagattgacttcagcaccggtccTGACACTTCTAGAAGGTACTGATGGTTATGatatctattgtgacgctttgggcattggattgggttgtgtattgatgcaacatggtaaggttatcgctTATGTTTCTAGACAATTAAGAAACCACGAGaaaaattacccgacccacgatttagatttagccgcggtgattcatgcactaaagatgtggacaCACTATTTGTAtgacattcatgttgatatctatatggaccataagagccttcagtctatattcaagcaaaaggaattgaatttacgtcagaggcgatggttggagctactaaaagactatgatgttgatattttataccatctaggaaaggcgaatgtagtagctgacgccctcagccgtagatctatgggtagcttatcaTATTTACATCCATAGAAGAGTGAGATATCTTGTGATATTCATCGGCTAGCTAATCTTAGAGTTCGATTATTAGATTCAGGTGGTACTGGAGTTACCattcaggacacggcaacatcctctctagtaactgaagtgaaggaacgccagtatgaagatcctgtgctagctcactacagagatacaacccctcaaaaggagaatacaccattgGAGATTACAAGAGATGGAGTCCTcaaatatcgaggtcgattatgtgttcctaatgtagcagggttgcgccagcaggttatggaagaagctcactattctcgttattc
Protein-coding sequences here:
- the LOC138899349 gene encoding uncharacterized protein, giving the protein MIDDIQLLTRLVAAQARRQEVGIGHEDRAISARVSDFINLDPPIFTGADPNEDPQVFIDKMHKTLRVMKATATESVELASYRLRDVAINWYESWELSRCEDALPTVWQNFTEAFLRHYLPPKLRHARVDRFLTLRQGNMSVREYSLQFDSLARYDPTIIAKMEDRVHRFVMGLEPHLLNDCMSVSLHPGIDISHIQAYAQDDILVYSRSEVEHADHFCTVLRDLQERKLYAKFSKCEFWLNSALKDRLTSAPVLTLLEGTDGYDIYCDALGIGLGCVLMQHGKKSEISCDIHRLANLRVRLLDSGGTGVTIQDTATSSLVTEVKERQYEDPVLAHYRDTTPQKENTPLEITRDGVLKYRGRLCVPNVAGLRQQVKIEHQKPGGLLQAIEIPTWKWEVNNMDFIIVLPRTQYKFDSIWVIIDRLTKSAHFLPIRTTYSAEDYARIYIKEIIDSGTITEETLPKISINIWEFNIRG